TTAAACAATGAATCCTTAATAAATGCTTTCTTCAGCTCCACTTTCTCCGGACTTGCCCCTTTGATAAAGACTTGCATTATAAACTCTATCTTTAATTTCTCTCTGTGCATTTCTATCACTCTCGACTTTCACCATTCCAAAGCCAAGAGAGTTCTTCTCCCCAAAACCAACAACGTAACCAACCCTAATCAGCTCATCATCACCATAAGCCTTGAAAACGAGATGCCATGCCATCTGATAAATTCCTGGCTTAACTTCGAATCTCTTAGGTTTAGCGGCAATTACTTCCATTTCAAAGTCTTCAGGAGGTTTCTCTCCTTTGATCATTACGTATTTATCCCTTAAGTTCTCCCTGATCAGATCATAGAACTCTTCCTCAAGTGGAGAAACGTCATACCTCTTCCCTCCCCTCTGCATGGTAACCGCTATTGGAGATAGGGTTATGAAAGTGGAACCGTTGAACTTCTTTGGCTCCTTTAATGCCTTCACCTCCTCAAGGTAGAACTTCTCTCCCCAAAGTATTATCTCCGGCTCCCTGAAGAGTCCCGAAATGAACGCCTCTGCAATCTCCGGGATGCATGTTGAGAAGTAAAAGAATCCCCTCTTGATACCTATGAAGTATGGTAAGTTCCTGGGATGTTCCCTCTTTTCGGCCATGAAGAGTGAATACGTGAAAAGTTTTGGTCCCCTCGTCTCGTGAAGGAAAGTGCTCAATTTAGGGTTCGCTAGCCTTATCCTGTTATATATTAACCCTTGTAAATAATACAGGTGATTATATGGAACTTTGAATTTTTTCTCTTCAGGCTTAACTCTAATTAAGAACCTCATGATTATCACCTAATTGAAACTACCAACTACTGTAAGTCGTCAGAACTTAAAAGATTTATGCTCTGAAGGTTGCCAATTATTCTAGATGGATCGCAAAATTCTCGAGAACTAATACATCAATATTGGATATTTTAGCCGTTCTAATTGCATCCCTGGGAGAGCATACTATCGGCTCTCCATGCATATTGAAGGATGTGTTTAAAACAGCCCCAACTCCAGACCTCTTCTCAAACTCCTTTATTATCCTGTAATATCTTTCCGTTTCCTTTTCATTTGGAACGCTCTGAGGTCTAGTTGTATTATCAACGTGAATCACAGCCGGAGCTATATTCCTGAACTCCTCGCTTGCGATGTAACTCATCGTCATGAACCTGTTCGGCTCTCCCGTCAGATCCTCTATGTATTCTTCAAACCTCTCCTCGAGTATTGAAGGAGCAAACGGCTGAAAGACATCCCTTCTAAGGGCTATGTTCAATTTCTCCTTAACACTCTCATCCCTGGGATCCGCCAGAATAGATCTGTTTCCAAGGGCCCTTGGTCCATATTCCATCCTTCCCTGGAAGAGGCCGACTATCTTTCCCTCACTCAATGAATCTGCAACAAATGATGGGACATCAACTTCCTCATACTCCAACTTCTCTCTTTTTAGCTCCTCTTCTATGGTCTCTAAAGGATAGGACGGTCCCAAGAAGACGTGTCTCAGCTTGAAAGGCTTCCATTTTCCGTACATTCTTTCCATCTGAGCCTTCACATAGATTGCAGCCCCGAAGGCCAATCCAGCATCATCCATGGCGGGAAACACCCATACATCACCGAATATCCTCCTAAGGATCGCATTGGCCTTCACGTTCTGGGCAACCCCTCCTGCGTAAGCTATTGGCAAATCATATTCCTTTAGTTTTAATCCAAGCTCTTCAACAAGTTTTTCCAGATGAGCCTGAGCACTTGCGGCTATCTCTATCGCCTTTCTCTCGAGCTCTCCATTTAAGATACCCTTCTTTAAGTTTGAGGATACCTCCTTAGCCCTTTCTAAGGGAAAGGAAAATATCTCGGCTAACTTTCTTGTTGCCTCCGTTCCTATTATCTTCAGCTTGTTCTCAAAGGTTAGCCCCTTCACTTCTATGATTGAGGATAGCTCGTACTTTGGCTTACCATAAGCAGCCAGGCTCATGACCTTACCTTCATGCCTCATTGGTTTGAATCCTAGGAGCTCGGTTATTGAAGCGTAGAAGTCTCCCAGGGAATCTATGTAAGTTGATTGGGCTATTCTAAAGAGCTCACCATCTCTCCCGATGCTGATCGTTGAGCTGAGACCATCACCTGCCGCATCGATCGTTAGAACTACCGCATCCTTCAGCCCAGAGGTATAATAAGCGGAGGAAGCATGAGCCAGGTGGTGTTCAACGAATATTACCTTTTCCTTGAAGTTGACTCCAAAAACCTTTTTGAGCTCACTTTCAAGCTCCAAAAGCCTCTTTTGTCTTCTGAAAAGGCCTGCCACAGCTATGATGTCCACTTCCTCAGGATAAGTATCCGAGATCTCAAGGATTTTTCTCAAGCTAAGCCTCGGGAATCCCCTGTACTTCTTTATCCTGTTGAGCCTCTCCTCGTTAATAGCATAGAGTTCCTCCTCCTTAATCAATGCAACCCCCGCATCGTGACCATCATGAATCCCAAGTATTATCATCGGTTTAGAGAACCCGGGCTAGAATAAAAAATTATCTTTTTAAATGACTTAGCATACCCACTCCAGGTGAGAGAATGCTGATAGCGATAACTGGGACTCCTGGGGTTGGAAAGACTACAATAGCAAAATTGCTCGCAGAAAGGCTTGGGTATGAATACGTAAACTTGAGGGATTTTGCCCTTGAGAAGGGTTGTGGGAGAAAGGTTAATGATGAGGTGGAAGTTGAGATAGATGAGTTGGCCTACTTCGTTGAGAGGGAGTTCAAAGGTAAAGATGCCATTCTTGACGGACATCTGAGCCACTTAATGCCCGTTGACTTGGTTATAGTGTTGAGAGTCCACCCCGGGATAATAGGGGAGAGGTTGAAGAAGAGGGGATACAGCAAGGAGAAGATCGGAGAGAACGTTGAGGCTGAGCTGGTTGATGCCATATTGATAGAGGCTATAGACGAGCACGAAAACGTTATAGAAGTTGACACAACTAATAAAACTCCAGAAGAAGTTGTCAACGAGATCCTAGAACTTATAAACTCCGGAGTTAAGAGGAGAATAGGAATAGTCGACTGGAGCAGGGTTTACGATGAAATAATTCCATACCTGAGACTTGGAGGTGAGTGAGCATGGGCTTGGGGTTGTGGGTTAGAACTGGAGTGTTAATGGCATTCCTCACCGCTCTCCTGGTTGGAATAGGCTACCTAATAGGCGGAAGGGGTGGGATGTTAATAGCCTTCACACTGGCACTCTTCATGAACTTCCTCAGCTATTGGTTTAGCGATTCAATAGTCTTAAGCTGGTACAACGCGAGGATAGTTAGCGAGGAGGAAGCTCCTGAGTTGCATGCCATAGTTGAGAAGTTGGCCAGAGCCGCCGGCATTCCAAAGCCCAGAGTAGCGATAGTTCCAACTATGGTTCCAAATGCATTCGCAACTGGGAGAAGTCCCAGTAACGCGGTGGTTGCGGTAACTGAGGGATTGCTTCACTTACTCAACAGGGATGAGCTCGAGGGAGTTATAGCACATGAGATTAGCCACATAAAGAATAGGGACACCTTAATACAGACGATAGCTGCAGTTCTAGCTGGAGCAATAATGATACTTGTCGATTTCGCGAGATGGTCTCTGTGGTTTGGGGCTTACGATGATGAGAGGGACTCAGGAAACATAATTGGGCTGATACTTGCGATAGTTCTAGCTCCACTAGCGGCCATCCTAATACAGATGGCGATAAGCAGGTCGAGGGAGTATCTAGCAGATGAAACTGGAGCTAGAATAAGCGGGAAGCCTCATGCCCTTGCGAGCGCCCTCATGAAGATAGAGGAGGCCATTAGGTACAGGCCCTTAAGAAGGGGTAATCCAGCAACGGCCCACATGTTCATAGTGAACCCGTTCAGGGGAATTGACTTCGCGGAGCTCTTCTCAACTCACCCACCAACGGAGAAGAGGATTGAGAGGCTCAGGAAGATAGCACTCGAGATGGGCATAATATTCTGAAAGCTTTTTATCCTCTTTTTTGAAACTAATCATGTCATGATGCAATTAGTGAAGGAGTATCCCATAGGTAAGGGAATTAAGCTCTTTTCTAACAAGGGCCCTATCGTCTTAGTGGATGGAAAAGTTGGCTACCTCTTTGAATGGGTTGACTATTACCTTGAGGTTCCAGGGAATGGAGAATTCAAGGTCTTCCTGGGAGATGAAGAGGCTGAAGTTATCTCGAATAACCTCTACAAGATCACCTCCAAGAATTATATTGGAAAGTCAAAGCTTGAAATAAGAAAGAATGGGCGAACGATTCTTAGAATCGACGTTGAAATTATCTCGGAAAAGTTTGCCAAAATTGGAAAGAACAAAGTTGAAGATGTTAATGAAAGCACGATAGGGAGGGTAATTGAGAATTATAGAACATTCGTTGAGGCCATAACTGCTGAACTAAAACGAAGAGCATTGGAGTTACCTTTTAGCATTAAGTCCCCTACAGGCTTTGAATTCGTTGAGAGCGACGACCCTGTTAGTGAACTCTTCGCCTATCACTTCCTAAGGAATAATAAAGATAGGATAATCTCAGCCTACGAGGAGATCCTCAAAAGACCTCACAAGAAACTCTTGGAGGAACTCGGGTGGGTTCACTTTTGGGAGGTAAGTGAAATCGACGAGGATACTATCTTAAGCATTGCCCAGTATCCAGAGAATCTTATTGAGGTTAAAACTCCTGGGGTTGAGATTAATGGAAGTAGATATGCACCACTAAAACTTCTCCAAAAGGAAAAATATGAAACATTTGACACGCTTGAAAATAGGTTTGCAAAGTATTTCCTTAGTGAGCTAATAAACTGGAGCGAGAGAGTTTTAGAGAGCTTTTCAGAGGTAAATATAGGGGATGAAACTATAGAAGGACTCCTTCATAGCCTCGAATACTTCTGGAATGATCCAATTTTCAGCGAAGTTGGGGAATTCACTATGTTCCCATATACCTCTCAGGTGCTACTCAAGAGAGAAGGATATAGGGATTTACTTGAACTTTGGAAGGAGTTTAGAGCCTATTCGCCCTTCTTCGGTGAGCTTAATAGGGTTATTGAAAATAAGGATGTAGCAAAGCTCTACGAGTACTGGTGCTTCTTCAAACTTGTAGAGAAACTTGGTAAGATCCTCGGCAAAAAGAGTCTTAGAATAATTATTGAGCCAACGGGAGAACTCCATGAGAGCGATAGTAAGGAGGAGGTTTACGCTGAATTCAGTAATGGCTGGAGACTTTACTACAACAAAAAGTTAGCTCCCAGGAAGTGGAGCTACTCCGTCTCCCTTAGACCCGACTTCTCGCTATTTAGTGGGGATCCATCAGATAAAAGGACGAGACTAATAGGGGTTTTCGATGCTAAGTTCAAATTTGAGCCCGTTGATCTCAGTAAGTTTGCAGATGAAGAAAAGAAAATGGAGAAAAACCCAGATCTCCAAACATGGGCAAAGCTGGAAGATATATATAAGATGCACACGTATAAAGATGCTTTGAATGCCCAGTTTGCTGTTGTGCTTTATCCAGGAAAAAGAAGTATATTTTACGATTTAGATAGGGGCAAGATTGAAAGTTTCACGATAAGTGACACTTTGAGAGGGAACATTAGAGGGGTTGGTTACCTCGGATTCATTCCAGAGGTGATTGAAGATGAGAACTTTTAGGAAGGTTTATTTAGAAATAACGAAACCTCCTGGCAGAATCCATAATGAAAACCATGTAGGCAGATTTCTCTGGGCCCCAGCTGAGCAAAAATATTGGAATGGCCGCGAAGGAAAAATTGGACTGTTAAAGGTAGGCGACATAATAATCCACGATGTCAATGGAAAAATTGTTGGGTATTCAAAAGTTGCAAACCCACCTATGCAGGTTTCCAAGAACGAAATTATCAAAATATTCAAAAATGAAGGGATATGGAATGAGAAGTACAAGAAATTTGCAGAAGATTGGTTCAAAAAATCTCCAACTGGAAAATTCTACATTGTTAAACTCAAGGATTTTAAGGAATTCAAAGAGAATTATGGATATACAAAGGTGAAAGGACTTCCAGAACCGTGGAGTATTCAAGGAGTATACCTTACAGATGTGAGTCCAGCCATTATGAGGGAGCTTGGAATCAAGATTAAGGAGGAAGTTGAGAGTGAATTACTTGCCAAATACCTCATATCAAATGGTTACTTCTATCCATTTCATGTTATTTCCCAATTCTATATTGCCCTAAAAACGAAGGGCTTTGTGATACTTTCAGGCTTGAGTGGAACTGGAAAGACGAAGATTGCTTTGGAATTTGTCGAACTGTTAGAGATGCCCCAATTGATGTCAGCTTCAGGTGAAAACACAAATACAGAAAAAGAAATAGAAATCCTCGAAAAGACTATCGAAAAGAATGGATTCCTTATTTATGGCTGGAAACCTGCAGGAAAGGTCAAAGATATAAGACCACCCTTCATTTTCTGGTATTATGACAGTGATCAAAATGACAAATTTTACAGGAAGGTTCCATATGGGCTCATTGTTAATGATATTAGGGTAGACAAGGAGAACCTCCCAGAAGACTGGATAAAAGGATTAAGGTGGATAAAAGAGGCATACAATGAAGATATTGATCGATATGTAAGGGAACATGAGATATTCTTTAAAGTTCTGAGGGTCATTAGGTGTATGAGAGAGATCTCAGAATTTAGAGCCCTCGAAGAGAACAGGACACTAGACTCGAGTGATGCCTCAAGGATGCGAAATGGATATATATTTGTCAAAGCACCGGAAGATTGCACACATCAATTCACGAATCATATTTTCCTCTCCGTTCGTCCAGATTGGAGAGATTCGAAGCCTTTACTCGGTTACTATAACCCACTAGATAACAAATACAATAAAACTCCCCTCCTAGAGTTCATTTTAAGGGCGATCGAAGATTATAGACAGAACAGGGAAAAGGCCATGCCATACTTCATCATTCTTGATGAGATGAATCTTGCCCATGTTGAATATTACTTTGCGGACTTCCTGAGCGTTCTTGAAAGCGGAAGAGACGAGAGCGGTTTCACAAGGGAAAGCATAAAGCTCCATAATGTTGATGAGGTTGAGGAAAAACAAGGAATTCCAAAGGAGATTAAGCTTCCACCTAATCTCTACATAATTGGAACGGTAAACATAGATGAAACCACGTACATGTTCAGCCCAAAGGTTCTTGATAGAGCTTTCACGATAGAGTTCCACGACGTAAGCTTAGAGGACTATCCACCGCAGAAAACTAAATTATCCCAGGAAGAAGTTCAAGAGATAAGGAACGTTATACTTGAAGATCTGAGAAGAAACGGAAGATTCCTCGCATACGGGAAGGAAAGCGACATTAGGGAAGCTCTTGAAGAGCTTAAGAATGCTGAGAATGGAAGGTATTGGCGGATACTCCAACAACTTAACAAGGCTCTCGAGCCATATGATCTGCACTTTGGATATAGAGTCGTTGATGAAATTGCCCTATTCTTCAGAAATGCCAAGGAAAGCTGGGAGAAAGGGATCATCAGCTTTGAAAGTGAGGATGAGATCTTTGAGCTCGCTCTCCTAATGAAGATCCTTCCAAAGTTCCATGGAAATAGAAGGAAGTTAGAGAAACCACTACTTCTCATTCTTAAGCTAGCAAAGGAGGGAGAACTAAACGAAGAGGATATAGGCAAAGATGCCGATGAGCTATTTGATGAGATATTTGGACCTGAAAATATTAGGAGCAAAGGTGAGATGATAGCTAAGGCCCTTTCAAGCTTAAAAAACGATTATAAGTTCAAACACATTGCCAAGAAGGTTCTCCGCATGCTTCGCCAACTTTACGAGGTCGGCTTTGCAAGCTTTAGTTAATAATTTTCTTTTTTCTTGATGGACTTTCCATCCAACATAGAAAAATTTAAAAATAAAATAAGTTACCACAAAACATGGCTAATGAAATAAAGCTCATAGATGGAATACATCATGGAAGCCACTTCGATGCTTTCTGCGGTTACGCTGAGCACGTCCTGAAGTTGATAGACAAGGCATTGTCTTCTGGCGAAGTTAAGAGGGTCAGCTTCAAGAAGAGGCTTAGATTTCTCAGGAGCAAGACTATGGAACTAGATATCTATACCCTAAAATTATCTGAGGGGGTCAAACTTGTTGTTATAACAAAAAAGGATAGCATGGATCCTATAACTGCATTTCCAGTTATTGAAGGGGAAATTGTCAAAGGAAAAATTGAGAAGATCCTTGAGTGGAGGGAATACCCTGAGGCAAACATCTCGTTCACATGTGAAAGCGGTGCAAACGTAAACTTCTTTGCAACCGATTACGCAATGAAGAAGAATGAATATCTAAACCTAAACAAAGCATCGGTTTCCCTTTCCTTTATCTCTTACAGAGGTTCGGTCGGTTTTACGGGAGAAGAGCACAAGGTGGGAGAAGTTCAAGGGACACCAGTTGTGTTTAATTGGGATGAGGCGGAGATATTGTTCCCTGCATCCATCTCAGTTGAGGGAGCGTTCATCGATGATTACATACTCACCGGAAAGGTTGAGGACTTCAAGGAGATCGAGGGAGCTTTCGGAGAGGGATACCTCATCAGGGTTAAAACTGAGCCCATAGGGAAGCTAAAGGTCTTCGTTTTGAGGAGTAACCTTGAAGGGGAACTTGAAAAAGGAGCTCCCATAAGGCTAGTAGGGTGGCTCCAGGGAAAGTTACCTTAAAGCAAAATTTAAAAAGACACCTTAGAACGTGGAATGGGGGAGAGGTATGGTGAGGCTCAAGGCGATCATCGTAAAGGATAGGGACGGCGAGGAGTTCCTTAGGTGCCCAAGGTGTGGAATGGTCTTCAAGAGAAGGAAGGACTACATAAAGCACGTCAACAAAGCTCATGGTTGGCTCTTTGGCAGGGGCAAGCCAAAGGGTAAGAGGCTCAGGAAGAAGTATGCAAAGCTACTTGAGAAGAAATCTCAGTGACCTTTAATTCTATTTTTGATGATGAGACAGCCAGGACCCTGATGGGATGATGAATGGTGGGCTTAGCTGATGTCGCTGTTCTCTATTCTGGCGGAAAGGATTCAAACTACGCCCTCTACTGGGCTCTTAAAAACGGTTTTAACGTCAAATTCCTTGTCTCAATGGTGAGCGAAAACGAAGAGAGCTACATGTATCATACCCCGAACATAGAGCTAACAGACCTCCAGGCAAGATCCTTGGGGATACCACTTGTCAAGGGGTTTACAAGGGGAGAGAAGGAAAGGGAAGTTGAGGATTTAAAGGTCATTTTGGGAGGACTTAAAGTTGATGGAATAGTTGCTGGGGCTTTAGCTAGCGAATATCAAAGGAAGAGAATCGAAAGGATAGCCAAGGAGCTCGGATTAAAAGTTTACACGCCGGCCTGGGGCCAGGATCCCTACGAGTACATGAAGAGCATCATTAACCTTGGCTTTAAAGTGATATTCGTTGGAGTATCTGCTTACGGCTTAAACGAGAGTTGGTTAGGTAGGGAACTTGACTTCAAAGCTCTCGAAGATTTGAAAAGACTCAACGAGAGGTATAAGATCCACATTGCTGGGGAAGGTGGAGAATTTGAGACTTTCGTTCTCGACATGCCCTATTTTAAGTACAGAATTGTCATAGATAAAGCCGAAAAGTATTGGGATGGTCTATCTGGAAAATTAATCATAAAAAAGGCCCATTTAGAAAAGAAAAATTAAGTAAGAGAGAGCTAGCTTAGTAGCAATTGGACAGCCCTATCTGCCCTTACTATTCCATATCCGTAGTATATGTCCCATCCAGGATATCCAAGGTCATCAGCGCTCATGTGTAAGATGCCCCTAACCGTTGAAGTTCCCCAGTCGTATATTGTTCCTGGTGGTAGCACATAGCCATACCTGTTATAAACAAGAGCCTGGATTAGGGCGACGACTCCGCTGACATGAGGTGTTGCCATCGAGGTTCCGCTCATGGTTCTGTAGCCTCCTCCCGGATAGGTGCTCAGTACATTAACTCCAGGAGCCGCAACTTCTACCCTCTTATTGCTCCACCATGGAACGTTATCATTACTATCGGTTGCACCAACCGCTATGACCTCTGGATAAGCTGCGGGGTAGCTCGGATAGTATGAACCCTCATTTCCACTTGCGGCAACTATTACTGCTCCATACCTGTATGCAGCCTGCACGACTTCCCTAAGGTAAGTAGTGCTCGTTGGACCTCCAAGGGACATGCTTATAACTTCCGCAGCATCGTCATCTGGATCCCCAACTACCTTCCCATCACCGTCACGGTCTAGAACTCCATCAGGACCAAGTAAGGCTAATTCTATTCCCATCGCTATATCTGTATAAGAACCTCTACCACTGTCATCTAGAACCTTTATTGCATATATTTCAACTTGAGGAGCCACTCCAACAACTCCATAACCATTGTACACAGCTGCTACCGTTCCAATAACATGTGTTCCATGCCCATTTCCATCATAGCAATAATTGGACACGCGCCCTCCTATAGTGCTGACACACCATGCTATGTTGTTCCTTAGATCTGGATGATTATAGTCAACCCCAGTATCGAGGACTGCAACTTCGATAACTCCATTGCTACTTCCAGTCGTGTACTTCCATGCGGCGGGAGCTCCAACCCTTTGCACACCCCAGGGGATTGTATCGGCGAAAGCTTTAGCCTGTGCATCATATTCCACCTTGTACACTCCAGGCAATCTTTCTAGGTAAGGTAAGGCCTTTTCGGGAACTTCGA
The window above is part of the Pyrococcus sp. NA2 genome. Proteins encoded here:
- a CDS encoding carbamoyltransferase, with the translated sequence MIILGIHDGHDAGVALIKEEELYAINEERLNRIKKYRGFPRLSLRKILEISDTYPEEVDIIAVAGLFRRQKRLLELESELKKVFGVNFKEKVIFVEHHLAHASSAYYTSGLKDAVVLTIDAAGDGLSSTISIGRDGELFRIAQSTYIDSLGDFYASITELLGFKPMRHEGKVMSLAAYGKPKYELSSIIEVKGLTFENKLKIIGTEATRKLAEIFSFPLERAKEVSSNLKKGILNGELERKAIEIAASAQAHLEKLVEELGLKLKEYDLPIAYAGGVAQNVKANAILRRIFGDVWVFPAMDDAGLAFGAAIYVKAQMERMYGKWKPFKLRHVFLGPSYPLETIEEELKREKLEYEEVDVPSFVADSLSEGKIVGLFQGRMEYGPRALGNRSILADPRDESVKEKLNIALRRDVFQPFAPSILEERFEEYIEDLTGEPNRFMTMSYIASEEFRNIAPAVIHVDNTTRPQSVPNEKETERYYRIIKEFEKRSGVGAVLNTSFNMHGEPIVCSPRDAIRTAKISNIDVLVLENFAIHLE
- a CDS encoding McrB family protein, whose product is MRTFRKVYLEITKPPGRIHNENHVGRFLWAPAEQKYWNGREGKIGLLKVGDIIIHDVNGKIVGYSKVANPPMQVSKNEIIKIFKNEGIWNEKYKKFAEDWFKKSPTGKFYIVKLKDFKEFKENYGYTKVKGLPEPWSIQGVYLTDVSPAIMRELGIKIKEEVESELLAKYLISNGYFYPFHVISQFYIALKTKGFVILSGLSGTGKTKIALEFVELLEMPQLMSASGENTNTEKEIEILEKTIEKNGFLIYGWKPAGKVKDIRPPFIFWYYDSDQNDKFYRKVPYGLIVNDIRVDKENLPEDWIKGLRWIKEAYNEDIDRYVREHEIFFKVLRVIRCMREISEFRALEENRTLDSSDASRMRNGYIFVKAPEDCTHQFTNHIFLSVRPDWRDSKPLLGYYNPLDNKYNKTPLLEFILRAIEDYRQNREKAMPYFIILDEMNLAHVEYYFADFLSVLESGRDESGFTRESIKLHNVDEVEEKQGIPKEIKLPPNLYIIGTVNIDETTYMFSPKVLDRAFTIEFHDVSLEDYPPQKTKLSQEEVQEIRNVILEDLRRNGRFLAYGKESDIREALEELKNAENGRYWRILQQLNKALEPYDLHFGYRVVDEIALFFRNAKESWEKGIISFESEDEIFELALLMKILPKFHGNRRKLEKPLLLILKLAKEGELNEEDIGKDADELFDEIFGPENIRSKGEMIAKALSSLKNDYKFKHIAKKVLRMLRQLYEVGFASFS
- the cas6 gene encoding CRISPR-associated endoribonuclease Cas6, producing the protein MRFLIRVKPEEKKFKVPYNHLYYLQGLIYNRIRLANPKLSTFLHETRGPKLFTYSLFMAEKREHPRNLPYFIGIKRGFFYFSTCIPEIAEAFISGLFREPEIILWGEKFYLEEVKALKEPKKFNGSTFITLSPIAVTMQRGGKRYDVSPLEEEFYDLIRENLRDKYVMIKGEKPPEDFEMEVIAAKPKRFEVKPGIYQMAWHLVFKAYGDDELIRVGYVVGFGEKNSLGFGMVKVESDRNAQREIKDRVYNASLYQRGKSGESGAEESIY
- a CDS encoding diphthine--ammonia ligase: MVGLADVAVLYSGGKDSNYALYWALKNGFNVKFLVSMVSENEESYMYHTPNIELTDLQARSLGIPLVKGFTRGEKEREVEDLKVILGGLKVDGIVAGALASEYQRKRIERIAKELGLKVYTPAWGQDPYEYMKSIINLGFKVIFVGVSAYGLNESWLGRELDFKALEDLKRLNERYKIHIAGEGGEFETFVLDMPYFKYRIVIDKAEKYWDGLSGKLIIKKAHLEKKN
- a CDS encoding C2H2-type zinc finger protein codes for the protein MVRLKAIIVKDRDGEEFLRCPRCGMVFKRRKDYIKHVNKAHGWLFGRGKPKGKRLRKKYAKLLEKKSQ
- a CDS encoding zinc metalloprotease HtpX encodes the protein MGLGLWVRTGVLMAFLTALLVGIGYLIGGRGGMLIAFTLALFMNFLSYWFSDSIVLSWYNARIVSEEEAPELHAIVEKLARAAGIPKPRVAIVPTMVPNAFATGRSPSNAVVAVTEGLLHLLNRDELEGVIAHEISHIKNRDTLIQTIAAVLAGAIMILVDFARWSLWFGAYDDERDSGNIIGLILAIVLAPLAAILIQMAISRSREYLADETGARISGKPHALASALMKIEEAIRYRPLRRGNPATAHMFIVNPFRGIDFAELFSTHPPTEKRIERLRKIALEMGIIF
- a CDS encoding DUF2357 domain-containing protein, translated to MMQLVKEYPIGKGIKLFSNKGPIVLVDGKVGYLFEWVDYYLEVPGNGEFKVFLGDEEAEVISNNLYKITSKNYIGKSKLEIRKNGRTILRIDVEIISEKFAKIGKNKVEDVNESTIGRVIENYRTFVEAITAELKRRALELPFSIKSPTGFEFVESDDPVSELFAYHFLRNNKDRIISAYEEILKRPHKKLLEELGWVHFWEVSEIDEDTILSIAQYPENLIEVKTPGVEINGSRYAPLKLLQKEKYETFDTLENRFAKYFLSELINWSERVLESFSEVNIGDETIEGLLHSLEYFWNDPIFSEVGEFTMFPYTSQVLLKREGYRDLLELWKEFRAYSPFFGELNRVIENKDVAKLYEYWCFFKLVEKLGKILGKKSLRIIIEPTGELHESDSKEEVYAEFSNGWRLYYNKKLAPRKWSYSVSLRPDFSLFSGDPSDKRTRLIGVFDAKFKFEPVDLSKFADEEKKMEKNPDLQTWAKLEDIYKMHTYKDALNAQFAVVLYPGKRSIFYDLDRGKIESFTISDTLRGNIRGVGYLGFIPEVIEDENF
- a CDS encoding S8 family peptidase, which encodes MNKIGVVALIVGIVVLATLVESVEARPVNKVRVVVLFDNPKALSAKGFTVQQVRVNAENAVKRFGGKVIYRFKLINAVVVEVPEKALPYLERLPGVYKVEYDAQAKAFADTIPWGVQRVGAPAAWKYTTGSSNGVIEVAVLDTGVDYNHPDLRNNIAWCVSTIGGRVSNYCYDGNGHGTHVIGTVAAVYNGYGVVGVAPQVEIYAIKVLDDSGRGSYTDIAMGIELALLGPDGVLDRDGDGKVVGDPDDDAAEVISMSLGGPTSTTYLREVVQAAYRYGAVIVAASGNEGSYYPSYPAAYPEVIAVGATDSNDNVPWWSNKRVEVAAPGVNVLSTYPGGGYRTMSGTSMATPHVSGVVALIQALVYNRYGYVLPPGTIYDWGTSTVRGILHMSADDLGYPGWDIYYGYGIVRADRAVQLLLS
- a CDS encoding adenylate kinase family protein, with the translated sequence MLIAITGTPGVGKTTIAKLLAERLGYEYVNLRDFALEKGCGRKVNDEVEVEIDELAYFVEREFKGKDAILDGHLSHLMPVDLVIVLRVHPGIIGERLKKRGYSKEKIGENVEAELVDAILIEAIDEHENVIEVDTTNKTPEEVVNEILELINSGVKRRIGIVDWSRVYDEIIPYLRLGGE